Proteins from one bacterium genomic window:
- a CDS encoding energy-coupling factor transporter ATPase yields the protein MSSKTTILDTRAPGAASAASVVIRCDRLSHVYQRGTPFETAAVDDVSLEIRAGEAVGIIGATGSGKSTLVQHFNALLRPTQGRVYLDDVDIHAREVDRRRVRQQIALLFQYPEHQLFEETVAADVAFGPRNLGLGEDEIHRRVEQALRQVGLDPARFGPRSPFTLSNGEMRRTAIAGLLAMQPRMLILDEPTAGLDPAGRREILGHVARLRREAGLTLVLITHSMDAVAALCDRVVVLDHGRLVDDGPVRTVFSDAPKLASLGLDVPQASRCVHRLREAGWAVRRDVLTVDEACAAILEALRRRGGLGAAGGPASDGAAGT from the coding sequence GTGAGCTCGAAGACCACGATTCTCGACACGCGCGCCCCCGGCGCCGCGTCAGCGGCCTCCGTCGTGATCCGCTGCGACCGGCTCTCGCACGTCTATCAGCGCGGCACGCCGTTCGAGACCGCCGCGGTCGACGACGTCTCGCTGGAGATCCGCGCGGGCGAGGCGGTCGGCATCATCGGCGCGACCGGGTCCGGCAAGTCCACGCTCGTCCAGCACTTCAACGCGCTGCTGCGGCCGACGCAAGGCCGGGTCTACCTCGACGACGTCGATATTCACGCCAGGGAGGTCGACCGCCGCCGCGTGCGGCAGCAGATCGCGCTCCTGTTCCAGTATCCTGAGCACCAGCTGTTCGAAGAGACCGTCGCGGCCGACGTCGCGTTCGGCCCCCGCAACCTTGGCCTCGGCGAGGATGAGATCCACCGGCGCGTTGAACAGGCGCTGCGCCAGGTCGGGCTGGACCCGGCGCGCTTCGGCCCGCGCTCACCGTTCACGCTCAGCAACGGCGAGATGCGCCGGACCGCGATCGCGGGCCTGCTGGCGATGCAGCCGCGGATGCTGATCCTCGACGAGCCGACGGCGGGGCTCGACCCCGCGGGCCGCCGGGAGATCCTCGGGCACGTCGCGCGGCTGCGCCGCGAGGCCGGTCTTACGCTGGTGCTGATCACGCACAGCATGGACGCGGTGGCGGCCCTGTGCGATCGGGTGGTGGTCCTCGACCACGGCCGCCTCGTCGACGACGGGCCCGTGCGGACGGTGTTCTCCGACGCCCCCAAACTCGCGTCCCTTGGACTCGACGTGCCCCAGGCATCGCGGTGCGTCCACCGGCTGCGGGAGGCGGGCTGGGCCGTGCGCCGCGACGTGTTGACGGTCGACGAGGCGTGCGCCGCCATTCTCGAGGCGCTGCGGCGGCGGGGCGGGCTCGGAGCGGCCGGAGGTCCCGCCTCAGACGGGGCCGCGGGCACCTGA
- a CDS encoding DNA-directed RNA polymerase subunit alpha: MWDMNKPKVEYAELSDTYGKFVVEPLDRGFGVTLGNALRRVLLAAIPGAAVTSVKIENVLHEFSTVPGVVEDVTQLILNLKELTFKLHSDKPKLLRLDVKNKKEVTAGDLQPDAEVEILNPDLHLATLDGKNAHLVMELVVERGKGYVPAERHRKSEHVIGVIPVDSIFSPIQKVNYAVEDTRVGHATDYDRLVLEVWTDGSIRPEEALQESARQLIENFRLFAGTAAGPEVAAGAPADETNKVATMPIEELDLSVRPYNCLKRAGINTVGDLLQRTEDEIVNVKNFGRKSLDEVKEKLAGLGFELRRRGA; the protein is encoded by the coding sequence GTGTGGGACATGAACAAGCCCAAGGTCGAGTACGCGGAGCTCTCTGACACATACGGCAAGTTTGTCGTAGAGCCGCTCGATCGCGGTTTTGGGGTGACCCTCGGCAACGCCCTGCGGCGTGTGCTCCTCGCCGCGATCCCGGGCGCGGCCGTGACGTCCGTCAAGATCGAGAACGTCCTGCACGAGTTCTCGACAGTGCCGGGCGTGGTCGAAGACGTGACGCAATTGATCCTGAACCTCAAGGAGCTCACTTTCAAGCTGCACAGCGACAAGCCGAAGCTGCTGCGGCTCGACGTCAAGAACAAGAAGGAAGTCACGGCCGGGGACCTGCAGCCGGACGCGGAGGTCGAGATCTTGAACCCCGATCTCCACCTCGCCACGCTCGACGGCAAGAACGCGCACCTCGTAATGGAGCTCGTCGTGGAGCGCGGCAAGGGCTACGTGCCGGCGGAGCGCCACCGCAAGAGCGAGCACGTCATCGGCGTGATCCCGGTCGACTCGATCTTCTCCCCGATCCAGAAGGTCAACTACGCCGTCGAGGATACCCGCGTCGGGCACGCCACCGACTACGACCGGCTCGTGCTGGAGGTCTGGACCGACGGCAGCATCCGTCCGGAGGAGGCGCTCCAGGAGTCGGCCCGGCAGCTGATCGAGAACTTCCGGCTGTTCGCCGGCACCGCCGCGGGTCCGGAAGTCGCTGCGGGCGCGCCGGCCGACGAAACGAACAAAGTCGCGACGATGCCGATCGAGGAGCTGGATCTTTCGGTGCGGCCGTACAACTGCCTCAAGCGCGCCGGCATCAACACGGTCGGCGACCTGCTGCAGCGGACCGAGGACGAGATCGTCAACGTCAAGAACTTCGGCCGCAAGTCGCTCGACGAGGTCAAGGAGAAGCTCGCCGGCCTCGGCTTCGAACTGCGGCGGAGGGGAGCCTGA
- a CDS encoding energy-coupling factor transporter ATPase, translated as MPGAPGGSQALIQVRGLAHTYHAGTPEAVPALLGVDLDVWAGECVAVVGGNGSGKSTLAKHLNALLLPTEGHVLVDGFDTADPDAVWEIRRRVGMIFEHPDDQLVAAVVEEDVAFGPENLGLPPAEIRARVDAALHVVGLQALRRRAPHLLSGGQKQRVAIAGVLAMAPKCLVLDEATSMLDPEGQREVMEVALRLCRGDGLALVLITHAMEEAALADRVVVLAEGRVALEGPPADVFANEDALRGLRLEPPEIVRLRHALARGGVPLDAGVLTVDQLVASLTALAGRGP; from the coding sequence GTGCCGGGGGCGCCCGGGGGATCCCAAGCGCTGATCCAGGTCCGCGGCTTGGCGCACACGTACCACGCCGGGACCCCCGAGGCCGTACCCGCGCTGCTCGGCGTGGACCTCGACGTGTGGGCCGGCGAGTGCGTGGCGGTCGTCGGCGGGAACGGTTCCGGCAAGAGCACCCTCGCAAAGCATCTCAACGCCCTTCTCCTGCCCACCGAGGGGCACGTCCTGGTCGACGGCTTCGACACGGCCGATCCGGACGCGGTGTGGGAAATCCGCCGCCGCGTCGGCATGATCTTCGAGCACCCCGACGACCAGCTCGTCGCCGCGGTGGTCGAGGAAGACGTCGCCTTCGGCCCCGAGAACCTGGGCCTGCCGCCCGCGGAGATCCGCGCCCGCGTCGATGCGGCGCTGCACGTGGTCGGGCTCCAGGCGCTCCGGCGCCGCGCGCCGCATCTCTTGTCCGGCGGCCAGAAGCAGCGGGTGGCGATCGCCGGCGTGCTGGCGATGGCGCCAAAGTGCCTCGTGCTCGACGAGGCGACGTCGATGCTCGACCCTGAAGGGCAGCGCGAGGTAATGGAGGTGGCGCTGCGGCTGTGCCGAGGCGACGGACTCGCGCTCGTGCTCATCACCCATGCGATGGAGGAAGCCGCGCTCGCCGATCGGGTCGTCGTGCTCGCGGAGGGACGCGTGGCCCTCGAAGGCCCGCCGGCGGATGTCTTCGCGAACGAGGACGCGCTGCGCGGCCTCCGGCTCGAGCCGCCGGAGATCGTGCGCCTCAGGCATGCCCTCGCGCGCGGCGGCGTGCCGCTCGACGCCGGCGTGCTGACGGTGGATCAGCTCGTCGCGTCTCTCACCGCGCTGGCCGGACGCGGACCGTGA
- the rplQ gene encoding 50S ribosomal protein L17, which produces MFGQTGRRLGRDTAARLSLFRGLVSSLIEHDRIRTTTHKAKEAKKVADRMIDLALRNDVQARRQAARLLTDPAVVRRLFGTVAPRYQKGRGGYTRIVRLGRRRGDAAEMALLELIQ; this is translated from the coding sequence GTGTTCGGCCAGACCGGCCGCCGTCTCGGCCGCGACACCGCCGCCCGGCTGTCGTTGTTTCGCGGGCTCGTGTCCTCGCTGATCGAGCACGACCGGATCCGGACGACGACCCACAAGGCCAAAGAGGCCAAGAAGGTCGCCGACCGGATGATCGACCTCGCGCTGCGGAACGACGTCCAGGCCCGCCGCCAGGCGGCGCGCCTGCTGACCGATCCCGCGGTGGTGCGCCGGCTCTTTGGCACGGTGGCCCCGCGGTACCAGAAGGGTCGCGGAGGCTATACCCGGATCGTGCGTCTCGGCCGGCGGCGCGGCGACGCCGCGGAGATGGCGCTGCTCGAATTGATCCAGTAA
- the rpsD gene encoding 30S ribosomal protein S4: protein MGRYHGPVCRLCRREGMKLYLKGEKCYTDKCPVAKDTTPPGMHAPSRRKPSDFAIRLREKQRLRRFYGVYETQFKHYFEMASHATGVTGTRLLQILESRLDNVVYRLGLASSRKAARQLVAHGHITVNGRRVTVPAFLVKPGQSVGVDQRSRALPHFASLAGQAPGRGTPGWLEYQPDGLTGRVLTLPARDDIDVPVHEQLIVEYYSR from the coding sequence ATGGGACGGTACCATGGACCGGTCTGCCGGCTGTGCCGGCGGGAGGGCATGAAGCTCTACCTCAAGGGCGAGAAGTGCTACACCGACAAGTGTCCGGTGGCCAAGGACACCACCCCGCCCGGCATGCACGCGCCGAGCCGGCGCAAGCCCTCGGATTTCGCGATCCGGCTGCGCGAGAAGCAGCGGCTGCGCCGCTTCTACGGCGTCTACGAGACTCAGTTCAAGCACTATTTCGAAATGGCGTCGCACGCGACGGGCGTCACCGGCACCCGCCTGCTGCAAATTCTGGAGTCCCGGCTTGACAACGTCGTGTACCGGCTCGGCCTCGCGTCGAGCCGCAAGGCGGCGCGGCAGCTCGTCGCGCACGGGCACATCACGGTGAACGGCAGGCGCGTCACGGTGCCGGCGTTCCTCGTGAAGCCGGGACAGAGCGTCGGGGTGGACCAGCGGAGCCGGGCGCTGCCGCACTTTGCCTCCCTCGCCGGCCAGGCGCCGGGCCGAGGCACGCCGGGCTGGCTCGAATATCAGCCGGACGGGCTGACCGGCCGGGTGCTGACGCTGCCGGCCCGGGACGACATCGACGTGCCCGTGCATGAGCAGCTGATCGTCGAATACTACTCGAGATAA